CAGACACTTGATAAAGTGGAAATGGAAATGAGCACTTGCGATGAACCCCGCCCCCCAAACGGCCCCTCCCCTATAGCGACGGCGTCGGGTCAGAGGTGAGCTTCCGCCcgaaaagaaataaatgaaaggTGGCCCGGAACGATTTCTTGCTGACGGGTTTGCACGGCGGCGTTTGCAGCGAGTACGGCTTTGCCGAGAAGGTGGTGGAGGGCATGTCGCTGTCCATCAACTCCATCGTGATCCGCATCGGCGCCAAGGCCTTCAACGCCTCCTTCGAGCTCTCCCAGCTGCAGGTGTACAGCGTGGACAACAGCTGGAGCCTCAGCGACCTGCGCTCCACACGCATTCAGGACCCTCAGCGGGGGGAGGTAAGCAAAACTGCACCAAAGCCTTTGTCTGCAGGGCGCCCTCTGCTGGGTGTGATGGTGCATTGCCAGATTAGGACACGGTCTCATACGTTGCAGCTGCTGTCCTTCAAGGAGATCAGCTGGCAGATGATCCGCATCGAGGCCGACGCCATCCAGAGCGCCGAGCACGACATGCTGAGCGCGCCCATCCGCCTCATCACCAACCAGTCCAAGATCCGAGTCACGCTCAAGCGACGCGTAAGATGTCCACACGCAACCGCCCGCCGCCCCCGTCTGTCTTTGACGTGTCCCCGTTCCGGTCCAGATGAAGGACTGCAATGTTGTGGCCTCCAAGCTGGTTCTGATCCTGGACGACCTGCTGTGGGTGCTGACCGACTCGCAGCTCAAAGCCATGGTGCAGTACGCCAAGTCCCTCAGCGAGGCTATGGAGAAGTCGGCGCAGCAGAGGAAGAGCTTGGCCACCGAGGACCAGGTCAATACCGCCGCCCGTTCGACCCCTTTGACTCACCTAATAATTTCCCCTCATTCTCGACTCGCAGGCGTCGTCCGGGCTGCCCTCGACCCAGCAGGCGCGGCCGGCGCAGACATTGGCGGCGGCCGACCAGAGCGCCACCATGGCAAAGCTGTTCAGCGACCACGACGTGTGCGAGACGTCGCACCACCTGCAGATCAAGCATCTGGACCTGCACATCTGCGACGACATCCACGCCCCGGACAAAGGTGGCGGCAAATATGACGCTTTTGTCGTCGTGATTTTTACACAAGGCGTTTTTGTCTTTCTTGGCAGTGATCAAAAAGAGGATGACAGGTGGGGCTATGCAGCTGTCCTTCAGCTCCATCACGCTGGACTACTACCCCTTCCACAAAGCAGGTGTGCCCTTTTCTGACATATTTCAgtcaatatgatttttttttgtgcctctAGTAACAACCTGACTGTTCCAGGCGACAGCTGCATGCACTGGATGCACTACAGCGAGGCCACCAAAACTCGCGAGGATTGGGCGCGGTGCCTCCTGGATGAGTTCAAGTCCAACGTGGAGATGCTGAAGAGTGCGGTGCGAGGCCAGCAGGGGGCGGCGCCCGCCCAAGGCTCACCCGGTAAGCGCGCACGGATGGGCGACGGGCGCGACTGTTacggcgcgtgcacacacgcTGGGTTTTGTGTCCCCAGTGTCCGTTAGGGACGATGTGTATTGGCCCATTGGGCTTAGTGAGGCCGAGGGAGCCCTGGTAGAATGGAGCCCGCACATGCAGCCTCCAGCCCAGTGCTGCTGGTGCCTTGAGCCAGGTACCatgctgtgctgtgtgtgtgtgcgcacgctccGGTGCGGTGCGGTGGGACGCGGCCCAGCCGACTCCCCTCGGTCACTCGTCTCGTGGCTCTCGCTCGCCTCATTCTCACCCGCTGATTCCTCCCAAGGCAAGATCAACACGTCGTCCACCTCGTCCTTCAGCGCGCTAACTCAGAGCCCCAAGACGCAGCTCATGTCCAGCTCGGTGGTCCTCAGGATGGCCGACTTCAGCATCTACCAGGTTGGTCGCCCCAATCGTCATCCTTCGCTCCCGCTGATCGAATATTTGGTGTCGGCAGGTTTCCATGGCAGACCAGCGGCGGTCCAGCCCCAAGACCATGATCTCCTGCAACAAGAAGTCCTTGTACCTTCCTCCCGAGATGGCGGCCATCCACGTCGAGTTCACCGAGTATTACTTCCCGGATGGAAAAGACTACCCCAGTAAGTCCACATGCTCTGTGGTGgtttttcgatttttttttaacggagCTCCCCCCCCACAGTCCCGTGTCCCAACCTGTACGCCCAGCTGAACGCCCTGCAACTGGTCTTGGACGCCCGCAGCCTGGTGTGGCTCAACCTCTTCGCTTTGGACCTGCGGCAGAGTCTGGAGCAGTTCATGGAAATCTACAAGCTCAGTGACTCGCAGAAGCCCGACGAGCACGTGGACATCAAGGTGGACGGCCTCATGCTGAAGGTATGGGGAGTTCAAAACTAAGCAGAACCACAAATTGTAAACTAGCTCAGTTGTCCAGCTGGAAGATTGGAGTGTCCACTAGTGGTCTTTACGTCCTCGTAGCTGGTGATCCCGGCCGATCGGGACCCCTCGTGCCCGCCCGACCTTCCCCGCTCCGTCTCCGTGCAGACGTCGGAGATGGTGGCCACCAACACCCGCCACCCGGCCAATTGCACCCGCGCCCACCTGGAGGCGCTGCTGCAGGCCTTCCAGGGCAAAGAATTCTTCTCGCCCTCCTACGTCTCCTTCCCCCGCTCGTCCTCCTCCCTGCCGCTCCTTCATCCCGTTTTCCGCTACCACGCCCACGAGCAGGACACCCGCCTGCACGACATCTACCGCGGCCTGGTGGCGCCCAGCATGACGGCCGACGCCCTGAAGATGCCGGCCGCCGCTGACTTCTGGGCGATGCACTTTGCGCAGTTCTGGGTGGACTATGAGGGCAAGGGGCGGCCGCAACCCTTCGTGGACTCCTTCCCCCTCACCGTGTGGGCCTGCCAACCCGCCAAGCTCCTCGCGCACCAGGAGAAACTGCGGGGAATGTCCCGCAGCGCCTCCGCCGACTCCGCCGGGCGTATGCAGAGGAAGCGGCTGCTGAAGGAGTTCTACAGCGCCGACGGCGCCCCCCCGCCGGCCCACAGTCCATCCAACGGACTCCATAAACCGCAATCGTTGGACAGCTTGCCGCCTTCT
This is a stretch of genomic DNA from Syngnathus typhle isolate RoL2023-S1 ecotype Sweden linkage group LG21, RoL_Styp_1.0, whole genome shotgun sequence. It encodes these proteins:
- the bltp3b gene encoding UHRF1-binding protein 1-like isoform X3, which produces MAGLIKKQILKHLSRFAKNLSPDKINLSTLKGEGQLTNLELDEEVLQSLLDLPTWLAINRVCCNKAAIRIPWTKLKTHPISLTLDKVEMEMSTCDEPRPPNGPSPIATASGQSEYGFAEKVVEGMSLSINSIVIRIGAKAFNASFELSQLQVYSVDNSWSLSDLRSTRIQDPQRGELLSFKEISWQMIRIEADAIQSAEHDMLSAPIRLITNQSKIRVTLKRRMKDCNVVASKLVLILDDLLWVLTDSQLKAMVQYAKSLSEAMEKSAQQRKSLATEDQASSGLPSTQQARPAQTLAAADQSATMAKLFSDHDVCETSHHLQIKHLDLHICDDIHAPDKVIKKRMTGGAMQLSFSSITLDYYPFHKAGDSCMHWMHYSEATKTREDWARCLLDEFKSNVEMLKSAVRGQQGAAPAQGSPGKINTSSTSSFSALTQSPKTQLMSSSVVLRMADFSIYQVSMADQRRSSPKTMISCNKKSLYLPPEMAAIHVEFTEYYFPDGKDYPIPCPNLYAQLNALQLVLDARSLVWLNLFALDLRQSLEQFMEIYKLSDSQKPDEHVDIKVDGLMLKLVIPADRDPSCPPDLPRSVSVQTSEMVATNTRHPANCTRAHLEALLQAFQGKEFFSPSYVSFPRSSSSLPLLHPVFRYHAHEQDTRLHDIYRGLVAPSMTADALKMPAAADFWAMHFAQFWVDYEGKGRPQPFVDSFPLTVWACQPAKLLAHQEKLRGMSRSASADSAGRMQRKRLLKEFYSADGAPPPAHSPSNGLHKPQSLDSLPPSPLASSGKDADVHLLVQVNKHLSAQVSHQQYVFLMRLQRSIKALQQTLQQDLEDMGCLRKAPPQGPADHRPFTACLGLLLKSAEVSLLLKPVAQTEGSGTPLGSELSPSASGGTLEPAGDVEAKGTATADEMLCGNVPEAKTSRGPDPLVPTTAPASNHQSSHEERTSSAKSAGSRSSGEGEEMVAEVFASEDESKLQAGEPLCEDKAAAAKMTQSTSSGRLMRDRSQSSFSVTYKNMKKSPSLQSLDNISIDSYLLEDGDACSLTERDDMSISGFKAAADSGAEVAAPAPVPEQEGGVSPDTVSAASQSIDDPSKDIVSVLVLKVHSVCVAMEAVGESTAVALEVDKVTPVQLGNVSLRQYLSSRSLGMVCSMPAQSGQGPAKVPTPSKGAPHRPEVRARLESGPCAAARSPLAERNGFLELRLSGYRAGLLMSTLRNLAHFLEDDTAPQVLPMEISVRDTHINLKDDSQRDNPSDSEPVTLQVNSLLIRRRDDGAFSIGADPEAERSTTDGGALTPVSEVAFAEAAQTPAGPSNHEQMLMEENDCLKVELSRAKMALAEVQMERDSLLHKINSLKVNTS
- the bltp3b gene encoding UHRF1-binding protein 1-like isoform X2, which codes for MAGLIKKQILKHLSRFAKNLSPDKINLSTLKGEGQLTNLELDEEVLQSLLDLPTWLAINRVCCNKAAIRIPWTKLKTHPISLTLDKVEMEMSTCDEPRPPNGPSPIATASGQSEYGFAEKVVEGMSLSINSIVIRIGAKAFNASFELSQLQVYSVDNSWSLSDLRSTRIQDPQRGELLSFKEISWQMIRIEADAIQSAEHDMLSAPIRLITNQSKIRVTLKRRMKDCNVVASKLVLILDDLLWVLTDSQLKAMVQYAKSLSEAMEKSAQQRKSLATEDQASSGLPSTQQARPAQTLAAADQSATMAKLFSDHDVCETSHHLQIKHLDLHICDDIHAPDKVIKKRMTGGAMQLSFSSITLDYYPFHKAGDSCMHWMHYSEATKTREDWARCLLDEFKSNVEMLKSAVRGQQGAAPAQGSPGKINTSSTSSFSALTQSPKTQLMSSSVVLRMADFSIYQVSMADQRRSSPKTMISCNKKSLYLPPEMAAIHVEFTEYYFPDGKDYPIPCPNLYAQLNALQLVLDARSLVWLNLFALDLRQSLEQFMEIYKLSDSQKPDEHVDIKVDGLMLKLVIPADRDPSCPPDLPRSVSVQTSEMVATNTRHPANCTRAHLEALLQAFQGKEFFSPSYVSFPRSSSSLPLLHPVFRYHAHEQDTRLHDIYRGLVAPSMTADALKMPAAADFWAMHFAQFWVDYEGKGRPQPFVDSFPLTVWACQPAKLLAHQEKLRGMSRSASADSAGRMQRKRLLKEFYSADGAPPPAHSPSNGLHKPQSLDSLPPSPLASSGKDADVHLLVQVNKHLSAQVSHQQYVFLMRLQRSIKALQQTLQQDLEDMGCLRKAPPQGPADHRPFTACLGLLLKSAEVSLLLKPVAQTEGSGTPLGSELSPSASGGTLEPAGDVEAKGTATADEMLCGNVPEAKTSRGPDPLVPTTAPASNHQSSHEERTSSAKSAGSRSSGEGEEMVAEVFASEDESKLQAGEPLCEDKAAAAKMTQSTSRKGSLSVVSDLLSSSSTSRSSSLYSMSNIGRLMRDRSQSSFSVTYKNMKKSPSLQSLDNISIDSYLLEDGDACSLTERDDMSISGFKAAADSGAEVAAPAPVPEQEGGVSPDTVSAASQSIDDPSKDIVSVLVLKVHSVCVAMEAVGESTAVALEVDKVTPVQLGNVSLRQYLSSRSLGPAKVPTPSKGAPHRPEVRARLESGPCAAARSPLAERNGFLELRLSGYRAGLLMSTLRNLAHFLEDDTAPQVLPMEISVRDTHINLKDDSQRDNPSDSEPVTLQVNSLLIRRRDDGAFSIGADPEAERSTTDGGALTPVSEVAFAEAAQTPAGPSNHEQMLMEENDCLKVELSRAKMALAEVQMERDSLLHKINSLKVNTS
- the bltp3b gene encoding UHRF1-binding protein 1-like isoform X1; amino-acid sequence: MAGLIKKQILKHLSRFAKNLSPDKINLSTLKGEGQLTNLELDEEVLQSLLDLPTWLAINRVCCNKAAIRIPWTKLKTHPISLTLDKVEMEMSTCDEPRPPNGPSPIATASGQSEYGFAEKVVEGMSLSINSIVIRIGAKAFNASFELSQLQVYSVDNSWSLSDLRSTRIQDPQRGELLSFKEISWQMIRIEADAIQSAEHDMLSAPIRLITNQSKIRVTLKRRMKDCNVVASKLVLILDDLLWVLTDSQLKAMVQYAKSLSEAMEKSAQQRKSLATEDQASSGLPSTQQARPAQTLAAADQSATMAKLFSDHDVCETSHHLQIKHLDLHICDDIHAPDKVIKKRMTGGAMQLSFSSITLDYYPFHKAGDSCMHWMHYSEATKTREDWARCLLDEFKSNVEMLKSAVRGQQGAAPAQGSPGKINTSSTSSFSALTQSPKTQLMSSSVVLRMADFSIYQVSMADQRRSSPKTMISCNKKSLYLPPEMAAIHVEFTEYYFPDGKDYPIPCPNLYAQLNALQLVLDARSLVWLNLFALDLRQSLEQFMEIYKLSDSQKPDEHVDIKVDGLMLKLVIPADRDPSCPPDLPRSVSVQTSEMVATNTRHPANCTRAHLEALLQAFQGKEFFSPSYVSFPRSSSSLPLLHPVFRYHAHEQDTRLHDIYRGLVAPSMTADALKMPAAADFWAMHFAQFWVDYEGKGRPQPFVDSFPLTVWACQPAKLLAHQEKLRGMSRSASADSAGRMQRKRLLKEFYSADGAPPPAHSPSNGLHKPQSLDSLPPSPLASSGKDADVHLLVQVNKHLSAQVSHQQYVFLMRLQRSIKALQQTLQQDLEDMGCLRKAPPQGPADHRPFTACLGLLLKSAEVSLLLKPVAQTEGSGTPLGSELSPSASGGTLEPAGDVEAKGTATADEMLCGNVPEAKTSRGPDPLVPTTAPASNHQSSHEERTSSAKSAGSRSSGEGEEMVAEVFASEDESKLQAGEPLCEDKAAAAKMTQSTSRKGSLSVVSDLLSSSSTSRSSSLYSMSNIGRLMRDRSQSSFSVTYKNMKKSPSLQSLDNISIDSYLLEDGDACSLTERDDMSISGFKAAADSGAEVAAPAPVPEQEGGVSPDTVSAASQSIDDPSKDIVSVLVLKVHSVCVAMEAVGESTAVALEVDKVTPVQLGNVSLRQYLSSRSLGMVCSMPAQSGQGPAKVPTPSKGAPHRPEVRARLESGPCAAARSPLAERNGFLELRLSGYRAGLLMSTLRNLAHFLEDDTAPQVLPMEISVRDTHINLKDDSQRDNPSDSEPVTLQVNSLLIRRRDDGAFSIGADPEAERSTTDGGALTPVSEVAFAEAAQTPAGPSNHEQMLMEENDCLKVELSRAKMALAEVQMERDSLLHKINSLKVNTS